The sequence GCCTTGGCGCGCAGGGCGCTGTAGACGTACTCGTCGCGGTCGAAGGTGGTGAGCATGACCACCTTCGGCGGGTTCGGGGACCGGTTGATCTCCTTGAGCGCGGCCACGCCGTCCATGTGGGGCATCTGCACGTCCATGAGCACGACGTGCGGCCAGTGGCGCGCGACCGCGGTCACCGCCTCCACTCCGCTCGCCGCCTCGGCGACCACCTCGAGGTCATCGGCGGCCTCCAGGATCATGCGCAGCCCGGTCCGCACCAGGGCCTCGTCGTCGACGATGAGCACCCGGATCACGTCGGCAACCTCGCGGACACGAGGAAACCGCCGTCCGCCTCCCGTCCGGCGGCGAACCCGCCGCCCAGCAGTTCGATCCGCTCTCGCAGGCCGATCAGGCCGAGGCCGCTGCCGGGCATGGCCGGCGTGTCGTCCGATGGGACGGAGTTCTTGATGGTGACCTCCAGCGCCGAGGGCAGGTAGTGCACCACGACCTGGGTGGCGGCCATGCCCGCATGCTTGTGGATGTTGGTGAGGGCCTCCTGCACCGTTCGGTAGGCGGTGTGCTGCACCATGACGGGCACCTCCCGCGCCGTCCCCTCATCGCGCCGTTCCACCGGGATGCCGACAGACCTCGACTGGTTGAGCAGCCAGTCGAGATCGGCCAGCGTCGGCTGGGGTTCGAGGACTTCGTCCCCGGTCATCGGCGGTCGCCGGGGAACTTCGGTGAGGATCCCGAGAACCGCTCGCAGCTGCTCAAGGGCCTCCTTGCCGGTGACCCGGATGAGCTCCGCCTCCGCCGCGGTCTTCTCGTCCACAGCGTTGATCTCCAGCGCTCCCGCGCGCAGGACCATCAGCGATACCCGGTGCGCCACCACGTCGTGCATGTCCCGCGCGATGCGGGCGCGCTCCTGCGCGCGAGCCCGTCCGTCGAGGGCGGCTCGCTCCCGCTCCAGCC comes from Streptosporangium roseum DSM 43021 and encodes:
- a CDS encoding sensor histidine kinase, which gives rise to MRDRLVTVALPAAAFCAGFVPDARPYTFFGLASVPVYIQGAAIGLLAAAVAWTAPRRLWPLLLVAAVDSVARSPGFLLSVASYVAATTYRRPLHLTVFAVVASLLAVVPQPEAEFLSSLGGAPLFVWFPLVIGLWVGARRQVVTGLRERAERLERERAALDGRARAQERARIARDMHDVVAHRVSLMVLRAGALEINAVDEKTAAEAELIRVTGKEALEQLRAVLGILTEVPRRPPMTGDEVLEPQPTLADLDWLLNQSRSVGIPVERRDEGTAREVPVMVQHTAYRTVQEALTNIHKHAGMAATQVVVHYLPSALEVTIKNSVPSDDTPAMPGSGLGLIGLRERIELLGGGFAAGREADGGFLVSARLPT